The genomic DNA AGTACAAAGTCAGGTTGTGTCCCTTTTTCTCAATAATCAGTGATACTTATTTTGCATGGTCTTTCTTGCACACACATctaatggaaatatacagacaaaaaaagaaggaTAGCAAATTTGACATTTACTGTATGAGTGAGGGAAACAACTTGATTGATGGGACGTGCAATGGATCCCTTCTTTGGTCAAAATATCCTTTTTCAAGGTTTTGTGGGGGGATTATTGTTCCAAGTTCAGGAGTAATGAATCAAACAGCCAGCCTTCTTGTCCAGATCTAGTGCATCCATGACTTTTGTGTCCTTGAAAAACTAATTTTCCATCTTATCAAGATATTCTTGGACTCAAAGTTTCGCCATTCCTCAGAAAATAAGGACACGCTGACCTAGAGCTGtaacaataccagaattttaaactgagATATGATACTGGTGAAATACAAATTACTTCTTTAACATTAATCTAAAAGCACCAGAtattggtaattttttttttcaatcaacaCAAGTTTCTACATTTTACAAATATGTTAGTGTTTCATTACCAAAATCTTTGGCCTATCTAGATGGTGCTGTCTATTTCTGTCATAGAAGAAGTTTTTACAACCTTAGTTTGGCCACACAGATCTAATCTAGCATAGTGAGACAGTGTATTGATATTCAGAAAGCTTATTCAGCCAACATGATGGTGTTTTTTACTCCGTCTTTTCCGCACAAACACTGTGGCTTTGTCTGCTGCTTTATGAAAGTACGGTCCCTTGATATTTTGTCTCCTTTGCTTCGGTGCCAGACCGTCCCAGATACAGACTAATAAAGTCCATTTATGCAGGTGTACAAAGCAGAGAAGTAAAACTGCACATTTTCAACCCCTTTGTCAGACATCCCCTCTGAGTACTGGGAACTTTGCAGTTCTTTGTTACACAACAAGCCCCCTTCCCCTCTTATCCCCGAAAGCATCCTGCCTCAGGTTTCCGAGTGACTTACGGGAActgaaactgaaactaaattctCTTCTGCTGAAGTAATTCCTCTTAAAATAGATGATGTATGTCTGTCTTTGGGTCAAACAAAATACGTAAAGGCATTTGAATGGTTGTTAATAAACAGCACTGCacaggaagggagggagagaggaagtgGTGCCAAcacatcaagaaaaaaaaaggtcaaatcagACAATTTTTCTGTCATGTGGTAAGAGCAAGCTAGTGCAGAGGTCAGAGAATTATATTGAGGTCATTTAAGTGTTTATAGATCATACACAGTTGCACACGTGGAGGCTGACAGCTCAACAGAGATAAGAGCTATACTGAAAAAGGCTATGACCTAGATCAGTGAAACCTCCGTGTGAGAATGGGCTTATTAAAATGTGTGGAGGTGGTGTGCTTCATGtcacaactttataaaacaagtTTTGATCAATTTATACAAGAAAGGTCACAGAACTTGAAAATAAAGGGGGAACGGGGGGGGGGTTACTTCCATGAAGTAACATTAAGCTTTGATTGAGTTCAAAGTTATATTTATGATGTTTAGAAGTCAAACAGGTGCATCTTAAAACATTGGAAAATTGAgaaaaagttcatttatttctgtgatttaattcatgAAGTGAAACTTCACTACATCCTAGATACGTCTCACACATATTAAAATGGCTTGCagctcataaaaaaaaatccactatcttaaGATGTTAGAAGATTGtgtaaaagtccaatttgcaaaggtttcctgatcCTCAGTTCTCTCACTTTGggtcagtacacacaactgcaaccATACTGATTTGACTATTGTCTACAagaagggtaagccacagaaggtcactacTGATATgaggcaggctgttctcagaggctgtatcaaagcagattcatgcaaagttgactggaagggaaaagtgtggttaaaaaaaaggtgcaaagcAATAGGGATgggctcagccttcagaggactgtagCACAAActgcagattcaagaactttggggagcttcacaaagagTGGACTGAGCCCAACAGCTCTTTAAACTGCAATGGGGATCACAGCATGAATGTCTTGTATTCGTCTTCCAGGGGCTCTCTATCCAGATGGGACATCAAACATGTTGAAGAAGGACGACTCTGTTCCACCAGGAGGCAGCTACACCTACCGCTGGGAGGTTAGACCAGAATTTGCCCCCACAGATGATGATGCCAACTGCCTGACCTGGGTCTACCACTCTCATGTGGACGCGCCCATGGACATCGCCTCAGGGCTTATCGGAGCTCTGCTCACCTGCAAGAAAGGTATGTAGATAACCTGTTATGTATGATTTGTATTCCGACTCAAGATTTATTCCCTATAGTTTAAGAGGAGACTCTGCTATTTTTACCTCAAAGATACACAGGAAAGGTTATTTTGTGAAAACTGTTGCCTTACCGCCACTATTACCAAATCATGGATAAATTTTGGTCCGGTTTCAGGATGACTCCTACAGCAGCAAGTCTTAATTTCAGAGTCTGTAATAACCTTCTCGCTTACAATTCTTTTAAGTCTTCTGGCCTGGTTATACTGGACCATGGaatggttttgaatttttaacagGTCTTCCTTATTTCATCTgcctgctgcaaaaaaagaaaaggaaaagtgttcatttagatcattttttgcggtttattttttaaaagccatGAATCGCCTGCCCCCCTAAAGCAGACCTCCTGAGCTCTCACACAACCTCCAGGCCTCAGGGATCATCTGATGTGGGCCTCCTGGCATTCCCTTCTCCAGTCTtaaacttaaagatgttttggAGTCCAAGCCCCACTTCTGTGGATCAGTCCTCTTTCCTATATAGGTCATCACCGTTTTATATGCCAGTATTTTGTCTTTCTAGGCTTCATGCATGTTGTAATTGTgttttctcccctctctctaCCTGTTATTATGTTCTATCTGCTAAATGCTATTAGGTGAAGTGTTACACACTGACAACACCTTTAAACTCTCAGTCATCACACAgctaaactgatgaaaaagacCACAATAAATGTTCAACTCTCTAAAATATAATGATGAGTTCAGCGGTGCATATTGCATCATAGTGTGACAAATTTTGATACATTATATCATGTCTAATTTTGTAGTATTGTTATATCATATActaattgtatcatatcgtatcatatggTAACATGTCGTGTTGTATCATATGCATTGTGTTGTttcatgttgtgttttattgtatcatattttaccATGTTGTgtcatttcatatcatattgtattgtatcatatgaaaTCATACTGTCTTATGATGTCATATTGTTTCGCGTCATATTCTTATATTATATCACGTTGTATCGTATCAGCTGAcatcatcagctgtttttgatgacaataggcagactcaaacagcctTGGAAGcggcagcttccatattgaaatcgcggtctcaaccgaactttggatcggCAGGCAAGAGCCCACCCACTAaactcgacttcctgtcagctagctagcttacattctggttgacagataggTAGCGTCAGCCTGCtgagctgtcaatcaaatgagacgcaccaatcagtgcacagtgaggtttttcctaaaaataatcgaaacgattgtggtacaaaaaaatgtacCCCACATACAGTGTGAGggcatgaagacattagctgatgagatgcatttgtttttttgtttttttttttttaccaggctgtaaaccagtttatttctagtgtaaaaaacgtCCTTTTAACATGTGCTGTGTGCAGagcttctggtgttcctgcagccagcctcaggtggacacttgcggtattgcaatttttggcACTGCCGCGTTGCCTTAATTTTTCTGGACCAGTTGTCGCTTGATCTTATCGTGTTGAATCctattgtgttgtatcatattgtatgaaATCtaatcatattgtatcatattgtattgtatcgtttTGCATggtatcttattgtattgtattgtattcttCTAAACCTTGCATGAAATATTGTTTCATATCTTGCGTAACCTGGCATTTGGCTAATTTTGATAGTGATCTTAGTTTGAGTGTCTGCCCTTGGATAGCTGGTGTATTACTTCATATAGACTGTGCTGCTATGTTGCATTAGAAAAACAAATCTCTCTTTTATCAGCCAGGCACAGGAAATGGAGTTTGATATTATTCACATTCCATCTTTTACCCCCTGGTAGAAGTATCAGGGTCCTACAGAGCTGAACaacttaaaacatttgtttagCATGTGTCTGTTAAGATTCTCCACCATAGTCAATGAAGTTTGATGAAACTGGGGAtgttaaaaacatcaacatgttGCTATTGGGGggtttgtttatgtttgtgcaAATTGCATGGTTGTATTAATGCAGTCCTGTACCAAAGGATTTGGAGGGTTTTAAAGAATCCCTCTTACAGTGAAAGGTCAAacattaaaatctttttaaatcttaaataaatGTTCCCCCCTTTTAAATAACCATAGACTATAATTCTTAAACTAATCCTACATAATAAAACTGAAGCCCTAATCTTGTTAATCTTCTATAAGAATATGTTAAGAGCTTGTGTGTGGGAAGCCATGTATACAGTGCAGCTGCACGTAATTTTAAGTTCAACATATTGTTTAAAAATTAGGTGAGAAGCTACAAACAAGTCCACTTTTTTGGGGGaaaagaccccccccccccaccaccaccacccccctcCCTTCTGCTAGGCTGGCTACAGACCTGTGTTCAGGTTTTTCTATGCTGAAAGCTTGATTATTAGCCTGTGCAGAAGCTCATGAAAAATACCATAACATAATTTCCAAAGGGAACAAGAAAATCTAGTTTTCACAAAAGCCAAGCTTTAAGTACTTCATTACAACAAGTGGAACTGCAACAACAAGTGCATGAGAAAAACAGTATGAGAGAATAATAAAGATTCATGCCAAATTTGAACCAATCCTCATTTAAATGTGATCAACACTAATTCAGGCATATGTTTAAATTTAAGACAGACTGTTCTTTTATTAGTGCTTGTCCACATGAATATTTATCCCTTTAACCTCCTTTCTGTATGTTTGTCCATGTTTTGCCTTTCTTTCTGGATGCAGGGATCTTAAAGGAGACTAACGATCAGTCAAAACCAGGTACTGCTGTGGATTCAGCCAGAAATGATGTGGACCAGGATGTCTTCCTGATGTTCTCTGTGGTGGATGAAAACCTGAGTTGGTATCTGGAGGAAAACATTCTTCAGAAGTGCAGCAACCCAAGTGGACTGGATCAAGAAGACCCAGACTTTAAGGAGTCAAACCTGATGCATGGTGAGGGTTAAGTCTGCCGATATACAACCTCAGAACCCATCAGTATAATAATAGGCTCTCAGTAGGCcagtgtatatatgtatatgcaCAATATAAACACTACATGGATAAAAGTATTCCAGACCATTACACTAACAGGGATGCTAATGCCATTGAGATCAAGTACATGTAGTTTAATGTGGACttggtcccccttttgcagctttgacagcctccactcttcttggaaggcttaccgtaagattttggagtgtttctggggaatttgtgcccattcattctgtagagcatttatgaggtcaggcattTATGTTGGACAAAAAGGCCTGACTCGAAATCTCCATTTCAGCTCATcccaaaacaaaaactgttcaTAGAGAGAACAGAGATCATAGATAGTGTGACTGCAAACATGTCAGGTCAAAAGGTTCACAAGGATATGATGTATTGTAACTTTAACAGGGGGTGAAGCCTTCTCAAACCCTGATGAAGGGAGTAACAACTGTCAGATAACTTAAACAGTATGTCAAAGGAGTCCTTAATGCTAACATATCCTCTGTGTTCTTTCCTCTAACCTCTGTCTGCATTGTCCTCTGTGTGACAGCTATAAACGGCTACTTGTTTGGTAACCTGCCTGGGATCGAGCTGTGCCAGCACCGTGCAGTGGCCTGGCATTTGTTTGGCATGGGGAACGAGGTGGACATTCATTCTGCCTTCTTCCATGGGAACACTCTCCTGGACCGCGGCCACCGCACTGACGTCCTCAGCTTGTTCCCCGCCACGTTCGCCACGGCCAAGATGGTCCCGAAAGCTGAGGGAAAATGGCtgctggcgtgccaggttaatgACCACCTGCAGGGTAGGGCACCTGACCTTTACTGGTTGTACAGAGTTTCTGACAAGGAGGAATGCATTTTTTGTGAGGTGTACCCTTTATTCTGTCAAGGAGTGATGTTTGAAGGGCTTGTTTGGCTCTCAACATGTCAGGTCTTGTATTTTGTAGTGGTTCAAAGTCCAGTTAGCATAGATAGTTACATAACTAATGTTAACACTTTCTTTCAAATTAGTATATGTAAATGCATACTCAAAAACTTGTTTCTCAATGAATATGAAGGAGATATCTTAACTATTATAAATCAATATTTGGTGGTTATTTTTAGGTTGCTTGTCCTTTCTTTCTCAGGGAGTTGACTCTTGTACTTGAAGGAAAGATACAGCAGTAAAAGTGCTGACTAACCCttgaatatttattattttattgacCGTTAAATCTGACCTTTTAGACTTCACACcctgttttttaacaaacaggatgTCATTAAACTTTGCTTATGTCATTTAAGGTCTGTGTGTATTTTCTCCTTTCCAGCTGGGATGCAGGCCTTTTATGAAGTGAAGTCATGCGACAGTGAGGCCAACTCCACACAGACGGGTGGTGGTGTTGTGAGGGATTACTACCTGGCAGCAGAGAAAGTTCTGTGGAACTACGCCCCCTCAGGGAAAGATCTGATCAATGATGTATCACTTACTGAGAAAGACAGGTGGGCGGACACTTCGTCAGATATTACATGACAAACTACTGCCTCCATCAGGTGTAACTGTGAGGATGGCTGCAACATCCAGCTGGTGTTGAAAAATGGTGTCATGGAATGGATTGGAAATACCTTAATGCTCAAATTTAGCcaataagacatttttatttctgtatatAATTGTTGCCTTACAAGTATTAATCATGACTTCAAAGCACCTTTGAGGAGGTTTAAGCTGATTATGAAACTGAAGCCTCTTTATGGCCTAAAAAATGACAAGACTATCCAAAATTTATAATTTCTATGAAgttgaaaataatgttttggaAGCTGAAAGCAAGAAGAATGACATCACGCTGCTCTGACAGATTACATCACACTACAGATTCACAATGAGCAATACATTTGACTGTTGAAATTAGAGGTTGACAGACATTGATTACTCAAGACCAATACTGATAGCAATTGTTCGTAGTCCATGTGACCAATAACTGATATAAGGAACTAAAGATGTTCCcatacaattttttttcctgataccGATTCTGGTAACAGAGCGTTCAGTATTGGCTGATACCGAGTGCGGACTGTGCTGTGGAAAACTGGCACATTATTTTAGCCCTACAGTGGACcgagaacatggctcaacaaatagaatggTAAtttacagcctctctgtgactcACCCAAAGAGTagaaggtttttaaaaaaaaatcataacagCTGTTTCAGTTTTTGAGTAGACAGTACTCAATCACtctaagtattttttgtcaaagtattcaaattatttcacaatcctcccttaatctgcagattTTTTGTCAGAGTCCCTTtggcaccatgagtgaagttactgactcagttagagaagccCCGCCTGTGGGTCTAACTTAGGCTTTTAAGGAAGATGTACTGAACTCTGAGGAAGTGCACTTTCTTGATTTAATGCACCTTTCagtctttcaaaaaaaaaaaaaaacgaacagttgaaggttgttgaaaacatctgaaaagctttttcagctctatttttcttaATAGatagcaaaaaaaagttttaagtaaacagtactcaatcattttaagtttttttgacaatcatccttttatctgcagagttttcccataaTGCCTTAGGCatcagacacttttgcaccattaGTGAAGTTACTTACTCAATTAgagaagtcccacctgtggGGAGCTACCATGATACAGCATGGGTGGTAGACTGAACATGACAGAGGAGGACTTCCTGTTTCAGTGTGCACCTTTCAGTTATTGTCACTTACAGTCACTTAAGTTGAGCTATCTTGAGTGGCTTAAATGCACAAGAATAAAGTATGTGGTAGAAATAAAATTGCAGAGGACGAAGAAATTGTAGCTTTAAGGGAAATACTTTAACATGTTGTTCtgagtgtaatttaaaaataattataaagtGTGGGAAAGCTTCCACAATGTAGTTTAACTTAAAAGTAAAGTTAGCCTAACATAAATGTAAGACTAAAATTGACTTGATATGACTAAATTAAGAGGTAAGGTACCTGCTACTAAACACATACCATTTTTTCAGCTACTTCAATTTTCACGTTATCTGTTGCCTCTAATGTTTGaattttattatcttttattaACTTATCATTATAGCAGATTACTCAAAAAAGGCATTTCCactattttaaaactttgatgtAATCAGCTTCAACAAAAACTTTAAGTGTTTTCAACTTGTTTAGTTTTACAGTGTGGTgtgatgatggaacagcctaCCATTGGTTGACAGCCTCTCACAAAacattctgggaaaacaatatggccGTTAGCGCTTGAGCTAGTGGCAACAAAGAATTGATaaaaaatgtggattaactTTTTCTGCTGAGTctatcaaacattaaaacaaagattGTTTTTCATTGCTGATTAACCCCCAAAAAGCagatttatatcatttttaagCTGTGCCATGTCTTGCATAACAGTGAGTGGTTTGTGCTTCGGCAAGGGCGATGTGATTCTCATCACCTGGACAAATTAAATACCAAAATCAAATTTAACTCCAgcccacttttttcccttttgatgACATATAACATCCaaatacaaaactaaaaaaaatgaccTAGTTTTACATGTTGAGATCCTGAGTAGCTGTACCATCACATGCcttttaaggtttaaaaaaaactctgaatgaagttttctgtgtttgtgtgggcaGACCTCTGGACACAGCTGTTTACATAGCAGCACCTCGTTCCTGTGGTGAGCTAGTAGAGTAGACGTGTGGATAGTGATGCTGTGACTCAGTTGTtattgtgtctttgtttttgttgcctgGCCTGACAGAGTGAAGCTGAACAGACTGAGCGGCTATTTGCTGTGTTTACTTTTCTGTAGTAAGAAATGACACTGGACTGTTTGAGCTAGGTCACAGACTGTTGTCCTTCTCTACCTACAGTGTCTTGttcctcatatttttaccttttctttcaGTGCAtcagaggtatttttcagcaaAGAAGGTGGAAGGATCGGAGGTGTGTACCACAAAGTGATTTACAAGGAATACACAGACAACACCTTTACCACAACAAAAACCCAGGATTTACACCTGGGAATCTTAGGTATGAAAAATGAATCTCACACTCCCTCTTTTTGTGTCTGACTGAGTTCTTAGATTTCCCCTTGTGTCTGGTCACAATGGTCTCTTGTGTTTATCTAGGTCCTGTTCTGAGGGCCGAGGAGGGAGACACTCTCAGAGTGACATTCATGAATTCAGCTGATAGGAACTTCAGCATCCAGCCTCACGGCCTGCACTATGACAAACGCTTCCAGGGGAGCAGCTATGAGGACGGTGAGGAGGCAGAGACAGATGCCAAAGAACCAAAAGCGTACATATAAAAGGACCAGCTTCAGTGATGGGAGATTCAACAAAAcccattatttatttatttatttacttttaagtCAGCTAAACATGTCAGAAAAGAATGTGTTATAATTTTCCGTTTCTAAACAGTAAAAAGTTGCAATgagattaatctcaggatttctgtagttaattgcaattaatttcaCTCTTTATATTGGAttctaaaattccactattttgcattttaaactgttcttttgtttttttctgctgtcttaagCAAAGAGaagttgacttcctgtttagatacagACTTGCTTTTACAGTTAGATTGAAGTTTATGATATGACATCAGtggaaaaaaggaatttgttatggattgaaaagaaaataagagaatGGTAGCGTAATAAGTGTTTGGTAATACGAGATGTAGATGACTTTAAACGtgcccactgagctgtctgtgagttttcaaactaaaatgagTAATTAAGGAAACCATATCTGATGATCAGATGACTGATAGCTTGAaggaagtgatttttttttgttgttgtgtttttatgtgctgTTTTGTAGGTGTGAATAAACCAGGCTCCCACGTAGTTCCAGGGCAGAACTTCACTTACATCTGGCAGGTGTTGGAGGGTCCATCTTCATCTGATTCTCCCTGTATCCCCTACCTGTACTACTCTGCCACTTATCCTGCCGAAGACACCAACTCAGGGTTAGTGGGACCTCTGCTCGTGTGTAAGAAAGGAACTCTAGGGGAGAACGGCACCCAGGTACTGCTTCTTTGTCCGTCCACACACATCCACACCAACAAAATatacacagacatacacacataaatacTACCGTACAAGGGAAAGCAGAGAGTTCTTGCATTTTTTGGAAGATCTGACCACTAGATAGCCCTTTTCCCAGGCACAGAATTCTCggaaatttctttaaatgttcagAGTGAGATGCAAGTGTAAATACAAAGCATACTTTTGTAAAAACTGCAAAGATCAGGAAGAACTGCAGGAGATTTTAAGCGAGCAGGCTGGTGATGCCATTATATCATGCAACTGGTTTGCTACAAGTTTGATCTTAATGCAGTCAGGGGCCTTTTTCCCCCTATGCTTGCCAGTATGTTATTTTGCTTTCTTTCCCTGATACCTAAGGTTGTGCGTGAAGGGTTtgaaggggaaagctttctgagCTACGTTCACATGAGGGGCGggggctaaccttgcaaagcagatggatttgccagacttcatgtctgtcatcaggtaaatccatcttgaccttggtagctatgggcggggtttaggtATAACAGCCGTTTGCAGTTGCTGCCTCCAGTGTGGTGGTTAGCTCAGGTGTAGCTATGGAATAGCAGCAGTGACAGTGACAGTGTTTCTGCAGGAAAGCGGTTATTCAATCGGAACTTGCATTTCTTTTATGAGAACAAGAGCaaagacagaacattcctccaatcaccttccaagaatttttttaaaagtttacttTCCCAAACGTTTTCTGTTGGAGCTTTCccggatgaatgtgaaatacagcTATGCAGTAGATATGAAACAGTgtagcatgtcaggttagaggGGGCGTGAAGGTCTGTAAAACATGGTCAGTGATCTACTAAACACATCAACCATCTCTTATATTAATAAGATAATGTGTGTGGATACAATATCAGCTCCACTCAAGTTGCTAACGGCAGATGTGATCTGaaacttataattttttttgccactctgattTCTTCACAGAAAGACGTTGATAAAGaattcttcctcctcttttctgtcatggatGAAAACTCCAGCTGGTATTTAGAGGAGAATATCAAGACTTTTCATGGAAACCCAGATCACCCGGACTTTGAAGAGAGCAATTTGATGCATGGTAATCAGTCTGtcatttcttaatttttcttGTTGGATTAATAAATTATTACACTGCTCCTATCAGAGCCTTTATTTGTTGaacattttgttatttatttaaagtctGTCCCTTTCTTTGCAGCTGTAAATGGCCGGATGTACGGGAACCTTCCTGGCCTAGAGATGTGTGCCGGGGACAGAGTCCAGTGGTACACGTTTGGCCTGGGCACTGAGGTGGACATCCACGGGGTTTATTTCGAAGGCAACACCTTCAAGAAGCAGAGCACCACACGGGACACCGTCAGCCTGTTCCCTCACACCACTGCAGCCGTCTCCATGCAGCCAAACATCCCCGGTCAGTTTCACTCACACAGAAAGGCATCCATGATCAAGGTTCACTCTTTAACAGTGTCCTCCGATGACCTCTCCAAACAAGCGCTACTCCCAGCATGAAATAACAGGAAACATCCATAAGGGCATGACAAACAGGAAATGTCTAAACTATCTGCAGCATTCATCTTGTTTATTCTTCAGAGATTAATTTGAGCAGTATTAAAGGGCATTTCCACAATAAATCACATTagaggtgatttttttttttgtggaagGTTTGAAGTTGTTAAAACATAATTGTGATCTGTGATGATGTAGGTTTAGCTTTAGATGTAAAATAACCTTTTACATTATCAGTAATGAAGTTATCTTAGCCAAATGAGTCAAAAGACAAATGTTTTATTGCATAGCAGAAGGTGTGACTGATACAGCACTTGTCTTTGTTTAAGAggaattttccttttaaaattgGCAGCCAAAACTTCAATACAAACACAGTTTGAAGTATACATGCGTCACTAAGCTATTGTATGGTTATTCATACACTACAAAAGTTAAACACAGGCTAATAAGGTCAACAGAATCATAGTAGAACAGAGGTGAGGAGTTTAGGTGCTTAGAGAAATCTGAAACAATCCCCCTCACATATTTAATTCCATGTAGAAGTTGTGTCTGGTATGTTTTTTTACGTATCTTTCATGGactaaaggatttttttattgctttctcATTGAGATATTTGGGTTGAAGtacaatgtttttctttaaattagaaaaataacCGATAATATCATTTCAAgcatgtggtatcaaaaaaaaCCATATCAAAGGCCTTTGCATGGTCAGTTTTTTCATAGGCATTTTTAgcatgttaaaaagaaaaacaatctcaTGTTGTTCTTATCATGTTGGCACACTGGTGCTGAAACTTTATTTCGTCATGTTTtcagaacaggtttgattttttttttttttatatcaatcCAAGTGATTTCAACAAGTGACTTATAAGAGCAGCGCCTATTGctcccttctctctttctctccctgg from Cheilinus undulatus linkage group 12, ASM1832078v1, whole genome shotgun sequence includes the following:
- the LOC121518570 gene encoding ferroxidase HEPHL1, yielding MARTLGLFVSCLLFLLSSGAEGKRSRERVYYVGIIEDEWDYAPSGKNLLNGENVEDDEHASVFLERGPQRIGRVYKKAMFRQYTDATYSHLAPRPASLGFLGPVLRAEVDDVIVVHLKNFASRNYSMHPHGVFYEKNAEGALYPDGTSNMLKKDDSVPPGGSYTYRWEVRPEFAPTDDDANCLTWVYHSHVDAPMDIASGLIGALLTCKKGILKETNDQSKPGTAVDSARNDVDQDVFLMFSVVDENLSWYLEENILQKCSNPSGLDQEDPDFKESNLMHAINGYLFGNLPGIELCQHRAVAWHLFGMGNEVDIHSAFFHGNTLLDRGHRTDVLSLFPATFATAKMVPKAEGKWLLACQVNDHLQAGMQAFYEVKSCDSEANSTQTGGGVVRDYYLAAEKVLWNYAPSGKDLINDVSLTEKDSASEVFFSKEGGRIGGVYHKVIYKEYTDNTFTTTKTQDLHLGILGPVLRAEEGDTLRVTFMNSADRNFSIQPHGLHYDKRFQGSSYEDGVNKPGSHVVPGQNFTYIWQVLEGPSSSDSPCIPYLYYSATYPAEDTNSGLVGPLLVCKKGTLGENGTQKDVDKEFFLLFSVMDENSSWYLEENIKTFHGNPDHPDFEESNLMHAVNGRMYGNLPGLEMCAGDRVQWYTFGLGTEVDIHGVYFEGNTFKKQSTTRDTVSLFPHTTAAVSMQPNIPGLFEVSCRVTDHFSAGMRQLYRVDQCPQRQVKTTHTQPTRTVHYFISAEEIEWDYSPERHWELEKHHTTSEDSPGSIFVEKGKNRIGSRYKKVMYKEYTDDTFRVQKKRQLSQQHLGIIGPIIKAEVGEQIRITFRNKASRPYSISAHGVKASGEHIPVDPGYMIELTWDVPESSGPGVSDPNCISYAYYSNVNFIRDLYSGLLGPLVVCRPGTLQRGVGSDRQRTDVEKEFALLFMVHDENQSWYLEDNIRTYLGVDPGTFEPDEDFEESNLMHGINGRLYGNLQGLVMTQGEKVDWYLLGMGNEVDMHTVHFHAETFTYKTDLMHRADVFDLFPGTFQTVEMVAGNPGTWLLHCHVTDHIHAGMETTFTIKEKSTGAAAGTEGCIKTVLLSLALCLLAVAGLH